A single window of Magnetococcus marinus MC-1 DNA harbors:
- a CDS encoding L-threonylcarbamoyladenylate synthase has product MSQYFKIHPENPQARLLRQAAQILQEGGVIVYPTDTTYGLGCVMSNRKGVERVVRIKQLSDTHQLTLLCADLSDIANYARVDNSCYRLLKRFLPGPYTFVLEASREVPKKILPRRKTIGLRVPNHQICHALLELVGEPLLSTSVRLPGHEEIFTDPSLIRDQLEHQVDLIIDGGILPEHPSTIIDMTSGEPELLREGAGDSAAIFK; this is encoded by the coding sequence ATGAGCCAATATTTTAAGATTCATCCAGAAAATCCACAAGCACGCTTGCTGCGCCAGGCTGCGCAAATTCTGCAAGAGGGTGGCGTTATTGTCTACCCAACCGACACCACTTACGGATTAGGCTGTGTGATGAGCAACCGTAAAGGGGTGGAGCGGGTGGTGCGTATCAAGCAGCTCTCCGATACCCACCAATTGACGCTGCTGTGTGCGGATCTCTCGGATATTGCGAACTATGCCCGTGTGGATAACAGCTGTTATCGTCTGCTCAAACGGTTTTTGCCCGGCCCTTATACCTTTGTCTTGGAGGCCTCCCGCGAGGTGCCGAAAAAAATCCTGCCACGGCGTAAAACCATTGGCCTACGGGTGCCCAATCATCAAATTTGCCATGCGCTGTTGGAACTGGTGGGGGAGCCGCTGCTCTCGACTTCGGTACGTTTGCCAGGGCATGAGGAGATTTTCACCGATCCTTCTCTCATAAGGGACCAACTTGAACACCAGGTCGACTTGATCATTGATGGGGGTATTTTACCCGAACACCCCTCGACCATTATTGATATGACCAGCGGGGAACCTGAGTTGCTACGCGAAGGGGCGGGGGATTCGGCGGCCATTTTTAAGTAA
- a CDS encoding chemotaxis protein CheW, which translates to MSNRGSEPSFTGGLCVQMPTDAASVAVLEERARLLRRERHDEPLAGAAESCYLRISLGEEARYGIPFDALEEILYPRGVRAIPGVPPHIAGVMNRRGEFVTVVDPAPLFGLQPQSITKNSRIIVVQYLQHMVAGLLVTGVENEVRYHHDELTAPFPTRNLSTDFIRGIHLGNVTLLAPRTLLASPEVQINHLNRSEDAIHG; encoded by the coding sequence ATGTCAAATAGGGGATCGGAACCCTCTTTTACCGGTGGTCTCTGCGTGCAAATGCCCACGGATGCCGCATCGGTTGCGGTGTTGGAAGAACGCGCCCGACTGCTGCGCCGTGAACGCCATGATGAGCCGTTAGCTGGGGCAGCGGAATCTTGCTATTTGCGCATCTCTTTAGGCGAAGAGGCCCGTTACGGTATCCCTTTTGACGCGCTGGAGGAGATACTTTATCCCCGTGGCGTGCGCGCCATACCTGGTGTTCCACCACACATTGCCGGCGTTATGAACCGCCGGGGGGAGTTTGTGACGGTGGTAGACCCGGCCCCACTTTTTGGTTTACAACCCCAGTCGATTACCAAAAATAGCCGAATCATTGTGGTACAATATCTCCAGCATATGGTTGCTGGTTTGTTGGTAACAGGTGTCGAGAATGAGGTCCGTTATCATCATGACGAACTGACCGCCCCTTTCCCCACCCGTAATCTTTCCACCGATTTTATCCGTGGTATCCATTTGGGGAACGTAACACTGCTGGCTCCCCGTACGCTACTGGCCTCGCCGGAGGTCCAGATAAACCATTTGAACCGTTCAGAGGATGCGATTCATGGCTAA
- the cheB gene encoding chemotaxis-specific protein-glutamate methyltransferase CheB: MKQPIRIVIIEDSAVVSMLLKAILNNEADMEVVGVAADGREGVRLVSELRPDLITMDIRMPVMDGFEATREIMSSHPTPIVVISSSVDDEELKITFRAIEVGALSVLEKPHGPGNPQFESNRREIVEMVRAMADVKVFRHQRYRGERVGAGVGSSPAPTSSCSCSSMPSSRSPAQPFELVAVGASTGGPQALHALLRNLPADFPLPICVVQHISPGFVGGLIQWLNTDSALRVKMAEQGELLRAGQVYFAQDGKHLQVNRAMDGGLQAGYVLEPESLHRPAVDQLFNSVARECGAMAIGVILTGMGDDGAKGMKRMQERLAMTIAQDEASCVVAGMPRSAVKCGAVKEIVEMDRVGPRLIELTLPMRLIKKSMVFS; this comes from the coding sequence ATGAAGCAACCCATACGTATTGTCATTATCGAGGATTCTGCCGTCGTCTCTATGCTGTTAAAGGCGATCCTTAACAATGAAGCGGATATGGAAGTGGTTGGGGTCGCAGCGGATGGTCGTGAAGGGGTGCGCCTTGTGAGTGAGTTGCGCCCAGACTTGATTACCATGGACATACGCATGCCGGTTATGGATGGGTTTGAGGCCACCCGGGAGATTATGTCCAGCCATCCCACCCCCATCGTGGTGATTAGTTCCAGTGTGGATGATGAGGAATTAAAGATCACCTTTCGTGCCATTGAGGTTGGCGCACTTTCTGTTCTGGAAAAACCCCATGGTCCTGGCAACCCACAGTTTGAAAGCAACCGCCGCGAAATTGTCGAAATGGTGCGGGCTATGGCGGATGTTAAAGTATTCCGCCACCAGCGCTATCGGGGAGAGCGGGTCGGGGCTGGGGTAGGGAGTAGCCCTGCTCCAACCAGCAGCTGTTCGTGTTCGTCCATGCCATCCAGCCGAAGCCCCGCACAACCTTTTGAGCTGGTGGCGGTAGGAGCCTCGACCGGCGGCCCCCAAGCCTTGCATGCACTGCTACGCAACTTACCTGCTGATTTTCCTCTGCCCATTTGCGTGGTTCAGCATATTTCTCCAGGTTTTGTGGGGGGGTTGATTCAATGGCTCAATACCGACAGCGCTCTTAGGGTAAAGATGGCTGAACAGGGTGAGTTACTGCGTGCGGGGCAGGTCTATTTTGCCCAAGATGGTAAGCATCTTCAGGTTAATCGTGCCATGGACGGTGGTTTGCAGGCGGGTTATGTTTTGGAACCAGAGAGTTTGCATCGGCCAGCGGTAGACCAGCTCTTTAACAGCGTTGCCCGCGAATGTGGTGCCATGGCGATAGGGGTTATCCTAACTGGCATGGGAGATGATGGTGCTAAGGGGATGAAGCGCATGCAAGAGCGGCTGGCTATGACCATTGCCCAGGATGAGGCATCCTGCGTGGTGGCGGGCATGCCCCGTAGCGCCGTTAAATGTGGTGCGGTCAAAGAGATCGTGGAGATGGATAGAGTAGGTCCTCGCCTAATCGAACTGACTCTGCCTATGCGGTTGATCAAAAAAAGTATGGTGTTTTCATGA
- a CDS encoding protoglobin domain-containing protein, whose product MANMPHSHMQAASEPSLDLDHIEQMKRFVGFTEKDASILKKLRPVAAKHATAVVNTFYTRLSGFAHLEKIIGGAGSSVERLKRTQEEYLVQLFDGEYGRDYFVRRWRIGQIHNKIGLEPDWYLGGYSLYRQLLLPILLDVFDNKPKKVQRAMAAIDKILTLDSELAIGSYIDAVMASLRDINVSKTEIEKKVADYGHFIDLVADGDLTPRLAIEGDDGLAQLGNNLNVMTERLAEMARSINSASNAMRHTLSSVHKAVADQSSGAAQQAAAVNETTSTLVEIRTTSSQTLEKASELGKSAERTREVGDRGLDMVEENIAGMQSIRNRVEGIAASILALSKQTQQIGEITGVVAGLAQHSKMLALNASIEAAKAGDSGKGFAVVAAEVKDLAEQSEESTAQVQKILTEIQHATDRAVMATEEGVKDVDQGVILMSRTGEVVRDLKDVIHQSVLSSQQIVAAVRQEAVGIDQVSMAMNEINSVTGQFVEATQKTSVASEDLNHLAITLQDMVARFRI is encoded by the coding sequence ATGGCTAATATGCCTCACTCTCATATGCAAGCTGCGTCCGAGCCCAGCTTGGATCTGGATCACATAGAGCAGATGAAACGCTTTGTCGGGTTTACCGAAAAAGATGCGAGCATCCTCAAAAAATTACGCCCTGTGGCGGCCAAACATGCCACAGCAGTTGTAAATACCTTTTATACCCGTCTTAGCGGCTTTGCCCATCTGGAAAAAATCATTGGTGGCGCGGGTTCTTCGGTCGAGCGGCTCAAACGCACTCAAGAAGAGTATTTGGTGCAGCTCTTTGATGGTGAATATGGACGGGACTATTTCGTACGCCGCTGGCGTATTGGCCAGATACACAACAAAATTGGCTTAGAGCCCGATTGGTATCTGGGGGGGTACAGTCTTTATCGTCAACTTTTGCTGCCCATCTTGCTGGATGTTTTTGATAATAAGCCAAAAAAAGTTCAAAGGGCGATGGCGGCAATCGACAAAATTCTTACCCTGGACAGTGAACTGGCAATTGGTAGCTATATCGATGCGGTGATGGCGAGCCTGCGGGATATTAATGTCTCCAAAACCGAGATTGAAAAAAAAGTGGCCGATTATGGCCATTTTATTGATCTGGTGGCCGATGGCGACTTGACCCCGCGCTTGGCCATCGAGGGGGATGATGGTTTGGCTCAATTGGGCAACAACCTAAATGTCATGACCGAACGCTTGGCTGAGATGGCCCGCTCCATCAACAGCGCCAGTAACGCCATGCGCCACACCCTGAGTAGTGTGCATAAAGCGGTGGCGGATCAATCCTCGGGTGCGGCACAGCAGGCTGCTGCGGTCAATGAGACCACCTCGACCTTGGTAGAGATTCGCACCACTTCAAGCCAAACATTGGAAAAGGCCTCAGAGCTGGGTAAATCGGCAGAACGCACCCGTGAAGTTGGGGATCGTGGTTTGGATATGGTGGAAGAGAATATTGCGGGTATGCAGTCCATTCGTAACCGGGTCGAGGGGATTGCCGCCTCCATCTTGGCGCTTTCTAAACAGACCCAGCAGATTGGTGAAATCACCGGCGTGGTAGCAGGTTTGGCGCAACACTCCAAAATGTTGGCGTTAAACGCCTCCATTGAAGCGGCTAAGGCTGGGGATAGCGGTAAAGGCTTTGCGGTGGTGGCGGCTGAGGTAAAAGATCTGGCCGAGCAATCTGAGGAATCCACCGCGCAGGTGCAGAAAATTTTGACCGAGATCCAACACGCCACCGACCGCGCGGTTATGGCCACCGAAGAGGGTGTCAAAGATGTGGATCAAGGGGTGATTCTCATGTCACGTACGGGCGAAGTGGTGCGCGACCTTAAGGATGTCATTCACCAATCGGTTTTGAGCAGCCAACAGATCGTTGCGGCGGTGCGTCAGGAAGCCGTTGGCATTGATCAGGTCTCCATGGCGATGAATGAGATCAATTCGGTGACCGGGCAGTTTGTGGAAGCGACCCAAAAAACCTCGGTAGCCAGTGAAGATCTCAACCATCTTGCCATCACTTTGCAAGATATGGTGGCGCGCTTCCGCATTTGA
- a CDS encoding hybrid sensor histidine kinase/response regulator, producing the protein MELDADFLNELLATFRAELEDQTAIMGDGLLALEKGQDEQARQETIHQIFRAAHNVKGAARGVEIRPLADLSHRLESLFSALQKQNATPNPGVISLALAAVDQMRQLGMVLIPGEPTPAEITALLDQLDQAAQGRLAGQNVEASVAASPSPPPTKAPTARFEQQTEPMLPTALAAPLSQENRTQPSPQAEPQPQAEYREQEPSPPHTSAPSSGENHKPHDAITETAIPAAPQQLHERSVEVAEPISAMDEEIPKQVEEPHSPAGVAGQASAAPTGEQSQAPIRHQTPVMKSAVHHEMVRVSATKINEAIGLAEEIQISKVQMEGLQAGVRRLEGNLLNLLHQITCLGDFSEDGMGMPDPALWRDFAQNAPDLMVQLKEDLRATRYGVKERAKRLGLLSNNLQSNLRMMRLVPLSTMTRPMARTARDLCVELGKLADFKVVGDEIELDRAVLEQLKDPLTHLLRNAVDHAIETPQARLAAGKPERGVIQLEIIADGGTIRLVLEDDGRGLDLQRIKEKAIRERLIGAEDAHMMDDEAITELIFMPGFSSRDEVTSVSGRGVGLDVVRANLRHINGQVRVRTQHGKGTQFVLTVPLTLATERGLLVELAGEVFALSISHVERIRSVPRSAVRTLEAGPAVVLDGRPMPLHSLADLLNISGSRALSLNPMPVVILSKGWHQMAVVVDDVVGEQEIVVKPFQPPLCSVKHLKGGNLDRNGNIVVVLDSASLVDAALENRTAPLPLEGQEAGTSINRPKVPHILVVDDSITTRTLEKNILEAKGFLVTTAVNGQKGWETLQEGQFDLVISDVEMPIMNGFEFARTIRDDSRYDDLPVIIVSSLDSQENKRRGMEAGADAYIVKGSFETATLLQTVRQLLAIEN; encoded by the coding sequence ATGGAGTTGGATGCTGATTTTCTCAACGAGTTACTGGCCACCTTCCGTGCGGAACTGGAGGATCAAACCGCTATTATGGGGGATGGTCTGCTGGCTCTGGAAAAGGGGCAGGATGAGCAAGCCCGACAGGAGACCATTCATCAAATTTTCCGGGCTGCCCATAATGTTAAAGGGGCGGCAAGGGGGGTGGAAATCCGCCCTCTTGCCGACCTTTCACACCGTTTAGAGAGCCTCTTTAGTGCTTTGCAAAAGCAAAATGCCACCCCTAATCCCGGCGTGATCAGTTTAGCGCTGGCGGCGGTCGATCAGATGCGCCAACTTGGCATGGTGTTAATTCCTGGGGAGCCGACACCGGCAGAAATCACGGCGTTGTTGGATCAACTGGATCAAGCGGCGCAGGGCCGATTGGCGGGGCAAAACGTTGAAGCAAGCGTTGCAGCGTCGCCGTCACCCCCTCCCACAAAAGCCCCCACAGCGCGCTTTGAACAGCAAACAGAACCCATGCTGCCCACCGCTTTGGCCGCACCATTAAGCCAAGAGAACAGGACTCAACCGAGCCCACAGGCTGAGCCACAGCCTCAGGCTGAATACCGAGAGCAAGAACCTAGCCCACCGCACACCAGTGCCCCCAGCTCTGGGGAGAACCATAAGCCCCATGACGCAATAACTGAAACGGCCATCCCTGCTGCCCCACAACAGCTCCATGAGCGCTCTGTCGAAGTAGCAGAGCCAATCTCTGCCATGGATGAGGAGATTCCCAAGCAGGTAGAAGAGCCCCACAGCCCCGCAGGGGTGGCTGGGCAAGCGTCTGCTGCGCCTACTGGCGAACAGAGCCAAGCGCCCATCCGGCACCAGACCCCAGTCATGAAAAGTGCCGTACACCATGAAATGGTGCGTGTCTCGGCCACTAAAATTAATGAGGCCATTGGTCTGGCTGAGGAGATTCAAATCAGCAAGGTGCAGATGGAGGGTCTTCAAGCGGGCGTACGGCGGTTAGAGGGCAATCTGCTTAATCTTCTGCATCAAATCACCTGTTTGGGGGATTTTAGCGAGGATGGCATGGGCATGCCAGACCCCGCGCTTTGGCGTGACTTCGCGCAGAACGCACCGGACCTGATGGTACAATTGAAAGAGGATTTACGGGCGACCCGCTACGGCGTTAAGGAACGTGCCAAACGGTTGGGCTTGTTAAGCAACAACCTGCAATCCAACCTGCGTATGATGCGCCTTGTACCGCTCTCAACCATGACTCGACCTATGGCACGTACCGCTCGGGATCTCTGTGTTGAGTTGGGAAAATTGGCTGATTTTAAGGTGGTTGGCGATGAAATTGAGTTGGATCGTGCTGTTTTGGAGCAGCTTAAAGATCCCTTAACCCATCTTTTGCGCAACGCGGTGGATCATGCCATTGAAACACCCCAAGCACGCCTTGCGGCGGGTAAGCCTGAGCGAGGGGTGATTCAATTAGAGATCATCGCTGACGGCGGAACCATCCGTTTGGTGTTGGAGGATGATGGGCGCGGTTTGGATCTGCAACGTATTAAAGAGAAGGCGATTCGGGAACGGCTGATTGGGGCCGAGGATGCCCATATGATGGATGATGAAGCCATTACGGAACTCATCTTTATGCCCGGTTTTTCCAGTCGTGACGAGGTCACGTCCGTCTCTGGGCGGGGGGTGGGGTTGGATGTGGTGCGGGCCAATTTACGTCATATTAATGGGCAGGTTCGGGTGCGCACGCAACACGGTAAAGGGACCCAGTTTGTTCTAACCGTGCCCTTGACCCTGGCCACCGAGCGAGGGCTGTTGGTGGAGTTGGCCGGGGAGGTGTTTGCCCTATCTATTTCCCATGTTGAGCGCATTCGTAGCGTGCCGCGCTCGGCAGTACGCACCTTGGAGGCTGGTCCTGCGGTGGTGCTGGATGGCCGTCCCATGCCCCTGCATAGTTTGGCGGATCTGCTTAACATATCGGGCTCGCGGGCATTGAGTCTTAACCCTATGCCGGTGGTGATTCTTTCCAAAGGGTGGCACCAAATGGCGGTGGTGGTGGATGACGTGGTGGGGGAGCAAGAGATCGTGGTCAAGCCGTTTCAGCCACCGCTCTGTTCCGTCAAGCACTTGAAGGGGGGCAATCTGGACCGCAACGGTAATATTGTGGTGGTGTTGGATTCGGCCTCGCTGGTGGATGCCGCATTAGAAAACCGCACCGCTCCTCTACCCTTAGAAGGGCAGGAAGCCGGAACGAGCATCAACAGGCCCAAAGTACCGCATATTTTGGTTGTCGATGACTCCATAACCACCCGTACCTTGGAGAAAAATATTTTAGAGGCCAAAGGCTTTTTGGTTACCACCGCCGTCAATGGGCAAAAAGGCTGGGAAACCCTGCAAGAGGGGCAGTTTGATCTGGTGATCAGTGATGTAGAGATGCCCATTATGAACGGTTTTGAGTTTGCCCGTACCATCCGCGACGATAGCCGCTATGACGATCTGCCGGTTATTATTGTCTCCTCGCTGGATTCGCAAGAGAACAAACGGCGCGGTATGGAAGCGGGAGCCGACGCCTATATCGTTAAAGGCAGTTTTGAAACAGCAACCCTGCTCCAGACGGTGCGGCAACTATTGGCTATAGAAAACTGA
- the hypF gene encoding carbamoyltransferase HypF has translation MKKAVTLVLAGRVQGVGFRPYLYRLAHSLGLVGEVWNEGGQVRLHVQGDTPAVEQFQRRLMQEAPPLAQPVLVSATAAPLSLATDFTIVTSQPSQTAPYLPPDLFCCDECLQEIADPGARRYRYPFTNCTQCGPRYTLIAGLPYDRSRTSMAQFPLCKACLAEYQNPLDRRFHAQPLACPACGPQLTWQYGSEKIIGESALTQAVAGLQQGLIVAVKGVGGYHLLCDARHAPAVETLRQRKQRPHKPLAVMLPQLGADGLQGVAAYVKLSEPYGRALLDPSRPIVLIPLKPDHGFAPGVAPGLDEVGIMLPYSPLHHLLLQEWGGPLVATSGNLSGEPVLLDAQAAEQRLAGVADAFLHHNRPILRPADDGVVRLIAGKVRRLRVGRGSAPLELTLPQPLLQPSLALGGQMKNCVALGWAARVVLSAHIGEMASPRSAQVLTQVCDDLQTIHGIQAQQVAHDAHPGYTTTRLAKGMGKPLIAVAHHHAHASALAGEHGIGGGDAKLLLFTWDGTGMGVGEYPATLWGGEAFYGGPGAWQRVASMRPFRLPGGEQGGREPWRIAASLCWTMQRPYPHAPEAAALLHKAWSKGMNSPWSSAVGRLFDGAAALLGLVQKSSFEGQGPFLLESLCEGQPGEVIPLPLTLDSQSIWRSDWSALVPVLQDGRRSVQARAALWHSSMAAALVAQVEQIQKHYPVSAVGLTGGVFQNRHLTQQVAMHLAQRGIALLLHEQVPMNDGGLAYGQLVELAARQQQHAQQ, from the coding sequence ATGAAAAAAGCTGTGACATTGGTGCTAGCCGGTCGGGTGCAGGGTGTGGGATTTCGCCCCTATCTCTACCGTTTGGCCCACAGTTTGGGGCTGGTTGGCGAGGTCTGGAACGAAGGTGGACAGGTGCGCCTGCATGTGCAGGGCGACACCCCAGCGGTTGAGCAATTTCAACGACGTCTCATGCAGGAAGCGCCCCCCCTGGCCCAACCGGTGTTGGTTTCGGCCACCGCAGCGCCTTTAAGTTTAGCCACCGATTTCACCATTGTCACCAGCCAGCCGAGCCAGACCGCCCCCTATCTGCCCCCCGATCTGTTTTGTTGTGATGAGTGCTTGCAAGAGATCGCCGACCCCGGTGCCCGGCGCTACCGCTACCCCTTTACCAATTGTACCCAATGCGGTCCTCGCTATACCCTGATTGCGGGCTTACCCTATGATCGCTCCCGCACCTCGATGGCGCAGTTTCCTCTCTGTAAGGCCTGTTTGGCCGAGTATCAAAACCCCCTGGATCGACGCTTTCATGCCCAACCTTTGGCCTGTCCAGCGTGTGGCCCGCAGCTCACGTGGCAATACGGATCTGAAAAAATTATAGGGGAATCGGCGCTTACCCAAGCGGTGGCGGGTTTGCAGCAGGGGCTGATTGTGGCGGTTAAGGGGGTAGGGGGCTACCATCTGTTGTGTGATGCCCGCCACGCGCCAGCGGTAGAGACTCTGCGTCAACGGAAACAGCGTCCCCACAAACCCCTGGCGGTGATGCTCCCCCAGCTGGGCGCCGATGGTCTGCAAGGAGTCGCGGCCTACGTCAAACTTAGCGAACCCTATGGGCGGGCCTTATTGGATCCTAGTCGCCCCATTGTGCTTATTCCCCTTAAACCCGACCATGGATTCGCCCCTGGGGTGGCACCGGGACTGGATGAGGTTGGTATCATGTTGCCTTACAGCCCCTTACACCATCTTCTTCTGCAAGAATGGGGGGGGCCGCTGGTGGCCACCAGCGGTAATTTAAGTGGCGAACCGGTGTTGCTGGATGCCCAAGCGGCTGAACAACGCTTAGCTGGGGTGGCGGATGCCTTTTTGCACCATAATCGCCCCATTTTACGACCCGCCGATGATGGGGTGGTGCGTCTGATAGCAGGTAAAGTGCGTCGGCTCCGGGTTGGTCGGGGCAGCGCACCATTGGAATTGACCCTGCCCCAGCCCTTGCTCCAGCCCAGCTTGGCGCTAGGGGGGCAGATGAAGAACTGTGTGGCCCTAGGGTGGGCTGCGCGGGTGGTGCTCTCGGCCCACATTGGTGAAATGGCATCTCCCCGCAGCGCCCAGGTTTTAACCCAGGTGTGTGATGACCTACAGACCATCCACGGCATTCAAGCCCAACAGGTGGCCCATGACGCCCATCCTGGCTATACCACCACGCGGTTGGCTAAAGGCATGGGTAAGCCGTTAATCGCGGTGGCCCATCATCATGCCCACGCTTCGGCGCTGGCTGGGGAACATGGCATAGGAGGGGGGGACGCCAAACTGTTGCTCTTTACCTGGGATGGCACTGGAATGGGGGTGGGGGAGTATCCTGCCACACTGTGGGGCGGTGAGGCTTTTTATGGGGGGCCGGGCGCGTGGCAAAGGGTGGCCTCCATGCGCCCCTTTCGACTGCCCGGAGGCGAACAGGGAGGGCGCGAACCCTGGCGCATAGCCGCCTCCCTATGCTGGACCATGCAGCGCCCTTATCCGCACGCGCCCGAAGCCGCAGCGCTGCTGCATAAAGCATGGAGCAAGGGCATGAATAGCCCTTGGAGTAGCGCGGTAGGACGGCTGTTTGATGGCGCGGCTGCGCTGCTTGGATTGGTGCAAAAGAGCAGCTTTGAAGGGCAGGGGCCGTTTTTGTTAGAGAGTCTCTGTGAGGGGCAGCCAGGAGAGGTCATCCCCCTACCACTTACCCTTGACTCGCAGTCGATCTGGCGGAGTGATTGGTCGGCATTGGTGCCTGTCTTACAAGATGGTCGGCGCAGTGTGCAGGCTCGGGCAGCTCTGTGGCATAGCAGTATGGCCGCCGCTTTGGTGGCACAGGTCGAGCAGATTCAAAAACATTATCCCGTATCCGCTGTGGGGCTGACAGGGGGGGTGTTTCAAAACCGTCATCTTACACAGCAGGTAGCCATGCATCTTGCCCAGCGGGGCATAGCATTGCTGTTGCATGAGCAGGTTCCCATGAACGATGGGGGCTTGGCCTATGGTCAACTGGTGGAATTGGCCGCGCGGCAACAGCAGCATGCGCAGCAATAA
- the ilvD gene encoding dihydroxy-acid dehydratase, with product MPQYRSRTSTHGRNMAGARALWRATGIKEEDFGKPIIAVANSFTQFVPGHVHLREVGKLVAEEIEACGAIAKEFNTIAVDDGIAMGHGGMLYSLPSRDIIADSVEYMCNAHTADALICISNCDKITPGMLMAALRLNIPTVFVSGGPMEAGKVRLTDGTARKVDLIDSMIAAGNSAVSSEDLERYERSSCPTCGSCSGMFTANSMNCLTEALGLSLPGNGTVLATHTARKKLFLDGAKRIVELTRRFYEQDDVSALPRSIATFAAFENAMVLDIAMGGSTNTVLHLLAAAREAEVNFTMADIDRLSRGVPCLCKVAPSTEKYHVEDVHRAGGVFSILGELNRIGLINDHCLTVHAPNMAEALKKEDIVSPQVTEEALTRCYAAPGGIPTIEPYSQSARWESLDDDRVDGCIRGGEHAYSKDGGLAILFGNIAQDGCIVKTAGVDESVWCFTGPARIFHSQDEACDAILADQIKAGDVVLIRYEGPKGGPGMQEMLYPTSFLKSKGLGKACALITDGRFSGGTSGLSIGHCSPEAAQGGAIGLVEEGDLIEIDIPNRLLQVKLSDAQLAERRQAMLARGNEAFKPVGRQRVVSKALQAYAALTTSAAEGAVRNLEQIHIKRD from the coding sequence ATGCCTCAATACCGTTCCCGCACCTCCACCCATGGCCGTAATATGGCAGGTGCCCGCGCTCTTTGGCGGGCTACTGGCATTAAGGAGGAGGATTTCGGCAAACCTATCATCGCTGTGGCGAACTCCTTTACTCAATTTGTTCCCGGTCATGTGCATCTGCGGGAGGTCGGCAAACTGGTGGCCGAAGAGATTGAGGCGTGTGGAGCGATCGCAAAAGAGTTCAATACCATCGCCGTGGATGATGGCATCGCCATGGGGCATGGTGGCATGCTCTATTCGTTGCCTTCGCGGGATATTATTGCCGATAGCGTAGAATATATGTGCAACGCCCATACGGCGGATGCCCTTATTTGCATCTCGAACTGCGACAAGATCACCCCCGGTATGTTGATGGCAGCTCTGCGCCTTAATATTCCCACCGTCTTTGTCTCTGGTGGCCCTATGGAGGCCGGTAAAGTTCGCCTAACCGATGGCACCGCCCGCAAGGTTGATCTCATCGACTCTATGATTGCTGCTGGTAACAGTGCGGTTTCCAGTGAGGATTTGGAGCGCTATGAGCGTTCGTCCTGCCCCACCTGTGGCTCCTGTTCAGGCATGTTCACGGCCAACTCTATGAACTGTCTAACCGAAGCTTTGGGTCTCTCCCTGCCCGGCAATGGCACTGTATTGGCAACCCACACGGCACGTAAAAAGCTGTTTTTAGATGGGGCTAAACGCATTGTCGAACTTACCCGCCGCTTCTACGAACAGGATGATGTATCGGCACTGCCCCGCAGTATTGCCACCTTTGCCGCCTTTGAAAATGCCATGGTGCTGGATATTGCCATGGGGGGATCAACCAACACGGTTTTGCATCTACTCGCCGCCGCCCGCGAGGCAGAGGTAAACTTTACCATGGCTGATATTGACCGACTCTCTCGTGGCGTGCCCTGTCTGTGTAAAGTGGCCCCCTCGACGGAAAAATATCATGTGGAGGATGTGCATCGGGCTGGAGGGGTGTTTTCCATCCTAGGCGAGCTTAACCGCATCGGCCTGATCAACGATCACTGCCTTACCGTGCATGCCCCCAACATGGCCGAAGCCCTGAAAAAGGAGGATATTGTTTCTCCCCAGGTCACTGAAGAAGCGCTAACCCGTTGTTACGCAGCACCGGGCGGCATTCCCACCATTGAGCCCTACAGTCAGTCGGCCCGTTGGGAAAGTCTGGATGACGACCGTGTGGACGGGTGCATTCGTGGCGGCGAACATGCTTACTCCAAGGATGGTGGACTGGCCATTCTGTTTGGCAACATCGCCCAGGATGGCTGCATTGTTAAAACCGCTGGGGTGGATGAATCGGTTTGGTGCTTCACCGGCCCGGCGCGTATCTTCCATAGTCAAGATGAAGCGTGTGACGCCATTCTTGCGGACCAGATCAAGGCGGGCGACGTCGTGTTGATCCGTTATGAAGGCCCCAAGGGTGGCCCCGGCATGCAGGAGATGCTCTACCCCACCAGTTTTCTAAAATCCAAAGGGCTGGGCAAAGCGTGTGCCTTGATTACCGATGGACGCTTTTCTGGTGGCACCTCGGGCCTTTCAATTGGTCACTGCTCACCCGAGGCAGCTCAAGGGGGGGCCATCGGTCTGGTGGAAGAGGGGGATCTTATTGAGATTGATATTCCCAACCGGTTGCTTCAGGTCAAGCTTAGTGATGCCCAATTGGCCGAGCGCCGCCAAGCCATGTTGGCCCGTGGGAATGAGGCGTTTAAGCCGGTGGGACGTCAGCGGGTGGTCTCTAAAGCACTACAAGCCTATGCCGCTTTAACCACCTCGGCGGCGGAAGGTGCGGTGCGTAATCTAGAGCAGATTCACATTAAACGGGATTAA